The sequence below is a genomic window from Flavobacterium sediminilitoris.
AGATGATTCTCAATGGAGTGCAAACTCAATTATTAATTCAAGTTTATCAGATAACATAAGTTTAAATGGAGGAGTAAATTTCAAAAGATTAAAATCTCATAATCACCAAAACTTATTAGATTTAATGGGTGGAGAATATTTCTCTGATATTGATCCTTTCTATACAGGTAACAATGCTCAATCTGACTTAAACAATCCAAACAGACAAGTTCGTGAAGGAGACACTTATGGATACAACTATAATCTATTTGCTACTATCTTAGATGGTTTTACTCAATTCAAATTTAACTATAACAAGTTTGATTTTTATTTAGCTCAAAGTTTTTCAAGAACTGAATACCAAAGAGAAGGATTATACAGAAATGGAATTTATGCTGATAATTCATATGGAAAAGGAGATAAAGTAACCTATGAAAACTTTGGTTTTAAAGGAGGATTAACTTATAAAATAAATGGTCGTCATCTATTAGACTTTAATGGTTTATATATGACAAAAGCACCAATAATGCGTAATGTATTTTCTAACGCACGTTTAAACAATAATATTACACCTAATTTAACTAATGAAGATATTATAGCTGCTGATGCAAGTTACATCATTAGAACACCTAATCTTAAAGCTAGATTAACTGGATTCTATAACAAAATCTCAAATAGCTCTGAAATTTCATTCTTTTATGCAGAAAGTATAGGAGATGTTTCAGGTGATGAAGATTCTTTTGTAAGTGAAATTGTAACTGGACTTGACAAACAATCAATTGGTGCAGAATTAGGTCTTGAATATCAATTAACTTCTACAATTAAAGCAACTGCTTCTGCTTCATACGGTCAATATATTTATTCTGACAATGCAAAACTTGTAACAAATGATGATGGAAGAGCTGCAAACGGTTTAAATCCACTAAAAGATTTTGGAACTGTTTATATTAAAGATTATCGCCAACCAGGAGTTCCACAACAAGCTTATTCGTTTGGTTTAGAATATCGTGACCCTCACTACTGGTGGATTGGAGCAAATGTAAACTACCTATCTGATAGTTATATCGATGTTTCAAGTATATTAAGAACAGATAATTTCGTTATTGATCCAGATCCAAATAATACAAATGGTTATAGTTTCCCAGGAGCAACAGAGCCAAATGTTAGAAACATTTTAAAGCAAGAAAAATTTGACGGATTCACATTAGTAAACGTTGTAGGTGGAAAATCATGGAGAATTAGTTCTAAAAACAGGAATACATTCGGATTCTTCGCCTCAATAAACAATATATTTGACGTAACTTATAAAACAGGTGGTTTTGAACAATCAAGAAAAGCAACATATCCTGATTTAGTTGCAGATCAAGCAAATGGAACTCCTTCATTTGGATCAAAGTATTTTTACGGATACGGAAGAACATTCTTTGTTAATTGCTATATTAATTTCTAAAAAAATTGATTATGAAAAAAATATTTAAAAACATATTCATTGCAACTGTAATACTAAGCATTACTACAAGCTGTGTAAAAGATGATGATTATGATGTTGTTACAGATTATATTCCTGTATTAGTAGGAAATAATTTTGAAAATGAGAGCAGAGGAAGTGGTTCTAATGAAGTTGCAGTAAATTTACCTGGATGGTTAAACGTAGCTGTTGAAGGTTCAAGATTATGGCACGTTAGACAATTTGATGAAAATCAATATGCTGAATTTTCTTCTTTTTTTTCTTATAATGATCCAAATGATGATATTTGGTTAATTACTTCAAAAATGGATTTCGCAGCTACTCCTAATTCTGAAAGTCTAACTTTTGACACAAAGAAAAGAATTTCAAATTCTGCTGAATTTAAAGTTTTAATTTCTACTGATTTTGATGGAAACAAAGATAACATCTCAACTTCAACATGGGAAGAGTTAGATTTTATCTCACCTGATTCTGACGATGTTTTCGTAAATAGCGGAATAGTTAATTTATCCGACTACCAAAACAGCAACAATGTTTATGTCGCTTTTCGTTATATCGGAAGCAAAGCTAATGGTGCAACTACAACATTTCAAATAGATAATATTAGAATTTTTGAAAATAAATAAACTATGAAGAAGTTTAAAATAATTTTAACAACGGCTCTATTCACAACACTATTTAGTTGTGTAAATGGAGATGATTATGGAACACCTGATTTATCAAATGAATGTGTTACCCTAACAACAACTAAAGAAGTGATTGATATTACTTCTACATCTCAATCTAATCATCAAGAATGGACAGGAGAAGATATTATTGAAGCTTATGTAACATCAAGTGATGAAGGTGGAAACTTTTATAAATCAATATCATTAGTTTCAACTGATGGAAATATTGGATTTAGTATTCCAGTTGATGCATATAATTTATATACAAAATATGAACCAGGAAGACTTGTATATATTAACATGAAAAATCGTTATTACCAAATAGACAATAGCGCTACAGTTATTGGTTCATTATATGACGGTGGTGATATAACTAATCCAAACAATGATGACGTTGGTAGAATATCGGGTGTAGAATATGAAGATATTATACTACGTTCATGTTCAAATGTAAATGAAGATGATTTAGTAAATCACGTTACAATTGCACAGGCATTAAACAATCAATATATTAATAAATTAATTGAGTTTGATAACGTTCAATTTACTGATGCTTCATTAAATCAAAACTATTATGATACTGATGTATTTACAATAGGTGGCGGAACAAATCATCAAATAACAGATGAATTTGGAAACACAGTAACAGTACGTGTAAGTGAGTTTGCTACTTTCGCAGGAGATCAAATACCTAGCGGAAATGGTAAAATAAGAGGTGTATTAACAAAATTTGGTAGCACTTGGCAGTTTATGATAAGAACCCTAAACGATGTTAAATTAGACCAACCACGTATTGATTCTGCTCCACCATTAGGAGGGACTAACATCCAGTATTTAGGCTCTTTCTTAGAAGATTTTGAGACGTATACTTCTGGTAGTGTAACAACAGGACAAAAAATATTTCCAAAATATGTAAATGATCCTGTAGAAGGAGGTAATTATTGGTATTGTGAAGCTTTTAGTAATAATAAATATTTAAAAATGACTGCTTTTAGTTCCAATTCTAATTACCAATTTGATGTAAATAGAGTTTACTTTATAATGCCAGTTGATTTTTCAGCGGCAAACAATATGTCGTTTAAATCTCAAGATAGATTCGATGTTGGTGGTGTTTTAAAAGTTTATTATTCTACTGATTATGCCGTTTTAGGAAATGTTGATGATGCAACGTTAGTTGATATCACATCAAACTTTACTATTGCAAGCGGAACAACAGGTAGTGCTTCACAACCTTTTGTAAACAGTGGTGTTTATAATTTTCCAACTAGTTTAACTGGAAATGGCTTTATTCTTTTTGAATATACTGGAGGATATAGCTACACTCCTGCATTAACAACAACAATGCATATTGATGATATTGCAATTAACTAAATGTAGTTCGAAATATTCTAAAAACGCTCTCAAATTGAGGGCGTTTTTTTATACTAAATAATTGTACTTTTGTAATCATAAAGAAAGACTATGTTAGAAATAGAAAAACATGAATTTGAGAAAA
It includes:
- a CDS encoding TonB-dependent receptor; its protein translation is MKKLVLSTLLVLQAVFVFAQQNPALKGSVVDSKTQKPLQNVVATIQSTNQSVVTDFEGNFSFKTLPSGKPVLFISSTGYKTQTFALEPTEGETLDLGIIVLEEDITTELQLSLVTITENDLGDDNTGSESTSGLLQASRDTYQQAAAFNWGQARFRIRGLDNQYGNTMINGISMNKIYDGRPQWSNWGGLNDATRNQEFTMGSTPSDYTFGSILGTQEINTRASFYRPGNRLTMSGTNTNYSWRAMATHASGLDKNGWAFVVSASRRWAQEGYFDGTDYSANSLFASVEKKFNDKHSLNFTSIYAQNSRGKSSPNTQEVTDIMGVKYNSYWGWQDGQKRNSRDKDIAEPINMLSHYWKITEKTTLNTNVAYQTGTIGNTRIDFQNANNPDPTYYRNLPSYFLNQPQLWNDPVTDANGNPVLDGNGNQVYQNQDAINALSYFKANPQINWNAMYIANQNSSNGGRSVYALYEDRTDDSQWSANSIINSSLSDNISLNGGVNFKRLKSHNHQNLLDLMGGEYFSDIDPFYTGNNAQSDLNNPNRQVREGDTYGYNYNLFATILDGFTQFKFNYNKFDFYLAQSFSRTEYQREGLYRNGIYADNSYGKGDKVTYENFGFKGGLTYKINGRHLLDFNGLYMTKAPIMRNVFSNARLNNNITPNLTNEDIIAADASYIIRTPNLKARLTGFYNKISNSSEISFFYAESIGDVSGDEDSFVSEIVTGLDKQSIGAELGLEYQLTSTIKATASASYGQYIYSDNAKLVTNDDGRAANGLNPLKDFGTVYIKDYRQPGVPQQAYSFGLEYRDPHYWWIGANVNYLSDSYIDVSSILRTDNFVIDPDPNNTNGYSFPGATEPNVRNILKQEKFDGFTLVNVVGGKSWRISSKNRNTFGFFASINNIFDVTYKTGGFEQSRKATYPDLVADQANGTPSFGSKYFYGYGRTFFVNCYINF
- a CDS encoding choice-of-anchor J domain-containing protein; this translates as MKKIFKNIFIATVILSITTSCVKDDDYDVVTDYIPVLVGNNFENESRGSGSNEVAVNLPGWLNVAVEGSRLWHVRQFDENQYAEFSSFFSYNDPNDDIWLITSKMDFAATPNSESLTFDTKKRISNSAEFKVLISTDFDGNKDNISTSTWEELDFISPDSDDVFVNSGIVNLSDYQNSNNVYVAFRYIGSKANGATTTFQIDNIRIFENK
- a CDS encoding DUF5689 domain-containing protein, whose protein sequence is MKKFKIILTTALFTTLFSCVNGDDYGTPDLSNECVTLTTTKEVIDITSTSQSNHQEWTGEDIIEAYVTSSDEGGNFYKSISLVSTDGNIGFSIPVDAYNLYTKYEPGRLVYINMKNRYYQIDNSATVIGSLYDGGDITNPNNDDVGRISGVEYEDIILRSCSNVNEDDLVNHVTIAQALNNQYINKLIEFDNVQFTDASLNQNYYDTDVFTIGGGTNHQITDEFGNTVTVRVSEFATFAGDQIPSGNGKIRGVLTKFGSTWQFMIRTLNDVKLDQPRIDSAPPLGGTNIQYLGSFLEDFETYTSGSVTTGQKIFPKYVNDPVEGGNYWYCEAFSNNKYLKMTAFSSNSNYQFDVNRVYFIMPVDFSAANNMSFKSQDRFDVGGVLKVYYSTDYAVLGNVDDATLVDITSNFTIASGTTGSASQPFVNSGVYNFPTSLTGNGFILFEYTGGYSYTPALTTTMHIDDIAIN